The following DNA comes from Palaemon carinicauda isolate YSFRI2023 chromosome 22, ASM3689809v2, whole genome shotgun sequence.
TAATCTAATCTATTATCCGTCACTTGTTACCGAGTTTTACCCTAAGCAATCTTAATGTATCaatgaatatgtatgcatataagtaaaaataatctaaataaaatcaAGGTTCATAAATTTCAACACCTTAGTTTCACAATATAATTAGCAAAGGCTTATTTAGACTAAAACATTTTTCTAAAACTATTTAAAGATATCAGCACCAATAAACATAATTAAGATTTATCGTTACCTTAATATCAAGCGAAACACTTACACAATCTTAAATGCACAAAATTATCTTTGATGAATGAAAAACTTAAAGATTCTAAATATCTAaaaaatttgggaaaaaaaaatatcattaatatgatCATATAATCTAATGATTCACTCTACAGGTCATGGCAAATTGCTTTGGAGAAGATGTGTATTACGACTACCTGGCTAAAGTTGGCATTGCCCAGAGAGAGTGCCAACAGTACCCTGTCTCCAGCCTTCACAGTATCGATTACCCATACTACGAAAAACTGGTAAGCATCTAGGTTATGTTCTAATTCAATCTAGGATGTAGATCTTCTAAGTGATTTATACAGCCTCCAGTTATATACCTacatgttggaaaagcaagaaatgATCAATTATCTGAACTGAATGTTTGCTTTATAAGCAGTCcataattatatgcataaatatcaatTTGAGTTAATTTAAAGCctgaaataaataatacaaaataaatctaATGATTCCAGGCAAATTTAACGGTTGCAACTAATCGCTTTAACGTAATTACcttatgaaattatataattttccttccTCTTAGGGATACCCCACCAACGCAGGAGGATATCCTATCTACTCCCAGTATCCATCACAATACCTAGGAAACACTCATTACCTAGGGAACACAGGACATCATTATGGCGTACCGCAATCTTATCAACAATACCACTACGTGAAGGTAAGTGTAATGCAACAtgatttggaggaaaaaaaaaaacaatggtggaGTGAATAACCCGTAGAGCTTTCTGTACACTAGCTTTTGTATCTGATGACTAACACTGTTAGGTTTAAAAggcaaaaattattttttctaaaaacaagaaAGCAATTGCAAATTATCTATATCATTCATTGCAAATCTATAGAGTATACAGAAAAATATTACAAGATACTTCTTATAATAAGCAACAAACTAATAGGGAAATTCACATTCCGTTGTTTTTATGAACTAGTGGTTTCCTTAGCTCAAATGTGGCTTGATATACTTTGACGTTTTAATTGCTAAAAGATTTCTATCAAAGCTTATAGGATTCCTgttttgaaaatttattaattCACTTAAATAAACAGatcagaaaaagagaaagaaaaaagattgAGGATAACTTTTATTACTTATCTTCATTCGTAatcacaattatatacatacatacaacatacatatatacatataaataattatatgtatcatatatatatatatatatatatatatatatatactgtatatatatatatatatatatatatatatatatgtatatatatatatatatatatatatatatatatatatatatatatatttgtgtgtgtatttatgtggttGTTGAACGTATCTAATCTATAACAAAATGCTATCAAAACAAAACAGAATTGCATCATCTTCAGATATAAATATCAATCATCTCCTCTCCCAGAAACGACAGGTTGAAGAAGAAACCCCAGCAGCAGTAGAATCCCCAAAACAGCCTTTCTTCGACCAGTATTACTTACTTGACTCCGTCAACAAGATCCAGGCTTCCCTTAGCAACTACACCTGCACTCTCCACAAGCTTGGCCTCGTAAGTAAACACGCAGTTTACGCTAATTAATCTTATGAATTTCAATTATGTACAATAACAGGTACCGTATCGTCCAGATTATACCAAAATAACAAAGCGCTGgctatctcccctacataataaatagcatatatatatatatatatatatatatatatatatatatatatatatatatatatatatatttatatatatatctttccggtcatgcccagcgacattgccagatgtataactactcggtctatccCCATCCCTAGggtagagggagtattcataccctggtgagagagggttgcGTGGTTGtacatatccaaatatttagcttCATTCATGACAGATAGTGTACACTAGCTGCAGAGAAAGGTTAATCTTAAATCTAAATTATAACTAACAATAATCATGTATCATACCTAATATCATTATTCCATGAAACATGACATTAAACGTAAACTTATTCCATGAAACATGACACTGAACGTAAACTTACTTGATGAAACATGACATCAAACGTAAACTTTAAATAACTAAAAGCCGTTTCACATTTGCTATCAGATGGCTGCtttcaatgctataaataagacagcCACTTCTTCCTTAGAGATAGTTCAATGCCagacatatatcatctattctctACAGATTGACGAATACCTCAACCCAAATCCCACCAACTATTTGGAACAATACAATCAACTGCCAATCAGCGATGGATTGAAGAAGGATCTTGCTTATGGTATCAACCACTGCGTTCAATTGACGGTAAGCGAACGTGTTATTCTACCTTGCATTTATCAATTGTAATTACACTTTCTGATATATATTActtgataaaaacaattataatatcgGAATAAATTTAAGTTATTAAATGATAAGGACTATTTTCAATCGACTCACAAGTGTGCCACGAATTattatgtccaactgtacatttgaaATCTGTATTTGTTCTTTAGGTTACGTAAATAACAAATCTTACTTGGTAAAACATATTTAAGTGTTTTAAAATCGAAGTAATTTATCGATGTCATCATATGATTAGGGCTAACTTTCACTAATTCACAAGGTAACTAACTATTCTTCTTTCCAGTACTGCCTTCCCCTGGAAAGACTcaaatcccccctccccctcaaTCTCCAATACCTCCTGATGGCCATGAAGTGCGAAAAGGAAACTAGAGTAGACGCCTGCTTCAAGGAGGACCTCAGGAAAAACATCAACGAGTTTGATCTCTCCTTGTTCCCCGAGGACGACACTGAAGAGAGCAAGCTGAATAAGCTCTCGGCCATCGTCATGGAAGCAGATTCAATTAACGAACTGGAAATTCTTTAGATTGTCGACTCTTCCAGCGTTTCCTTACAAACTAGTCTCTGATTTGCTGTATGAACGACGTGATAATGGCTAACTCTTCCTTGTAATGGAATTCAAGGTTATGTATCTATGTAAAGAAAAGATATACTtgtataataatagaataatacttACTGCAATTAATTGATGTTTGATATATCGAA
Coding sequences within:
- the LOC137616111 gene encoding uncharacterized protein, which produces MCRAVIVLSLAAIAMGQEDFFEKYSFTKVMANCFGEDVYYDYLAKVGIAQRECQQYPVSSLHSIDYPYYEKLGYPTNAGGYPIYSQYPSQYLGNTHYLGNTGHHYGVPQSYQQYHYVKKRQVEEETPAAVESPKQPFFDQYYLLDSVNKIQASLSNYTCTLHKLGLIDEYLNPNPTNYLEQYNQLPISDGLKKDLAYGINHCVQLTYCLPLERLKSPLPLNLQYLLMAMKCEKETRVDACFKEDLRKNINEFDLSLFPEDDTEESKLNKLSAIVMEADSINELEIL